DNA from Brachyspira aalborgi:
TATAATCGTCTACATTTCCGCCAGGAGGAACTACTATAGTAATATTGGTTTGTATAGGAATATAAGGAGAGCGTCCAGGTTTTCCATAAGTCGCAATCGCTCTGCTCGTATCTCGGGCGTTATTTCCTTCAATTCTAGGTCCATATCTGCTATTATTACCGATTGAATCTAAACACCATTGATACATTTCAATAGTTCCGTCAGATTTAAGTATTCCAACAGGGTCGTATTCGTAGAAATAAGAAGCGCCGTTAACTTTAAAACTTGCTTTACCGCCGCTATCTTTATCGATTTCATAGCCTAATTCAACGCTTCCCCAATTTACAGGAGCTTTAGGAGTTCCCGCGACATATTGTTTCCATTCTACAGGAACTGCAAAACCAAATACTAATTTTGAATATTTATCTATAGCGATTAAATAATTATCAATATATACCAATCCCAAAGCCATTCCGTTAAATCTATAAAAATAAAATCTTTCAATTCTATTAGTTTTATTATATCTTGCATCGGGCTTAAAAAGAGGATTTCTGCCTTTATAAAGCCAATATTGAACGGAATTAATATTATTTCCCGCAGCCGAAGTGTTTGGTCCATTATAAGAATATGATTTTTCTCTAGCATTTCCTAAACTCCAACCTCCGTTAACTAATTTATAAGAAGGTCTATTATTTCCATCAAATGAAGCTTGTATAACCATATTATCAAAATTCATTGAAAATCTATAATTAGGGTCGTTCCATTCTCCATTTTGGAAAGGGTCTAAATATACGGTTTTAGTAATAGTCATAGAACCATCGCTATTCGTTATAGTAGAACCTCCGCTATTTGTATTGCCGCCTTGATTTGTATCTCCGTTTTGATTCGTATCGCCTGGTTCTTCAGGTTCAAAATCGTCAGGCAAATCGCCGCCGCCAATATATCCTGCATTAGCGTTTAAATTCTTATTATAATAATATCTTGGGTTGAAACGGCTACCGCATGAATATATTAACATAAAAACCGCTACTATAAGCAAAATAAATAAATATATTTTTTTAATTTTCATTTTTACATCCTTAAAATTTAATTTTATTTATTATAAATTATTAATTAACCTCTAAATTGTAAACCTAAAGTTAAACCAAAATCTAATGAGTTTATATAATATGTAGGCATTGGCGTTTCGGTACTAAAATTAGGCTTTTGCGCTCCTTTTTTTATCATTTCAAGTAAACTATCGGGCATAGTTATGTATTTAGGTTTATATATATTAAATCTTGTATATATTCCCAAAACTACCTCGACTCTATCGTTTATAGGTTGATTATATTCTAACATTAATTTTATACTAAACATAACGGGATTCATATTTTTCTTCATAAAATCGGTTACAATTATTTCCCCCACTTGTGGAAGAGTTATATTTGTAAAAACTGCGCTTAAATCCATATCCGAATAAGCCAAATATTCAGGCGAAGTATCGGCAATTAATTTACCGCCTAATTGAAGTCCTATAGCCATTCTGCTTTCTAAAAGATATAATTTGCTTCCTATTCCAAAACTTATTACGGGAGTATATTTAACATTTATAAACATATTTGGATTTATTCCGTTTATTGTATTTCCAGCTACCAATCCTGTAAATCCGTTTCCAACTCCAATAGAAACATATAAACTCATTCCGCTGAATTTACTAAAATCGGATTTTTCTTTTCCAAACCATCTTTCCGCTCCAAATAAATATCCTAATTCCGCCTCGCCATCCATTGTATAACCGACAGCTCCTTTCATATAGGCAGCTCCCATTTTATTTAAATCTTCTTGACTAATTGAAGGAAGAGTTAACGAACCGTTGAAGTTGGCTCTCAATCCCCAAATAAAACCTTCCTCAAAGCTATATAAAATCGAAGTTATCATAAAAAGCATAACTACTAAAAATTTTCTATTCATAAAAACATGCCCTCATTTTCAATAATTAATTATTAGTTAAACTATACTATATAATAATCGAATAAGTCAATAGCAATAATACATTTTTTTTAATAAATTTAGCGAAATTCTTAAAAAAAATAATAAAATGCCTTATATTATAATACATTTCATACAAATTAATCGACATTTTTTATTAATTGTAGTTTTATTTATAGACATTTTTTAATTATTGTAGGATAAATCATATTTTATTTATTTTATAAAACAAGGCTTATAAATTAAAAAAATTTGTTTAATTATAAAATATAATAAAAAAGGATAATTTATGATTAATGATTTTGAAAATAGTTTAATTGAAAATATTGATAATCAAAACGATAAAGAAAAAGAAATTATAAGTTTTCTTTTGTCAAATGGAATTTCTGCGGAAAAATCAAAAATGATAACCGAAAAACTTTATTATAAATTTTATAATCTTTATAATATAGTCAACGCTTCTAAAAACGAACTTATAAAAATAAAAGGGCTTGGAAATAAAAGAGCGGATTTATTAAAAAGTTTGCCTAAAATTTTAGAATATTATTTATTAAGTCGTTTGAAATTATCAACTTTGCATTTTAATAAAAAAGATTTGATTGATTATCTGATTATAAAATTTGGAAAATTAAAATTTGAAGCTTTTTCAATAATTTGTTTAGATATAAATAAAAGATTTATTTCTATGGAGCAAATTTTTAGAGGAACTATAGATTCCGCTACAATTTACCCGAATGATTTAGTTGAAAAATCTTTATCTTTAGGTGCAAGTTATGTAATTATTTCGCATAATCATCCTTCGGGAA
Protein-coding regions in this window:
- a CDS encoding JAB domain-containing protein gives rise to the protein MINDFENSLIENIDNQNDKEKEIISFLLSNGISAEKSKMITEKLYYKFYNLYNIVNASKNELIKIKGLGNKRADLLKSLPKILEYYLLSRLKLSTLHFNKKDLIDYLIIKFGKLKFEAFSIICLDINKRFISMEQIFRGTIDSATIYPNDLVEKSLSLGASYVIISHNHPSGISKPSKEDIEITKILYKAFLIVNIKMIDHLIIAGDSIYSFRESGILDDFN